A window of Streptomyces sp. NBC_01224 genomic DNA:
CTGGGCGGCGAGGCATACGCCGTCGAACTCGCTGCACTCAGCGACTGGGTGAACTACCTCTTCCTGCCGGTGTACGGCCGGGAGATAAGCACGAGCCGTCCCTGGTGCGCGCACTGGCACGAACACCCCGAGGCCGTCGCTCGGCTCCACGCACTCTGGCTCGCCTGGCAGCAGTTCACCGACACGGAGGCCGGCCTGTCCGGCCCGTCGACCTGGCACCGCGACCACCTGGACCAGACCCTGGCGCACCTGCGTGCACCCGACGGACCCTTCGCGGCCTGCACGACCAGCGCAACTCGCCCCAATCACCGGGTGCTGGCCACCCCGGCGCCCGAGCAGTCGGGGGTGGCGGCGTGAACGACATCCTCGACTTCGACCTCGACGATCTCTCGCCGGTCGACGACGACTCCGAGGAGGCGATGGAGGCCCTCTGGCCTGGCGACTTGACGGTGCTGTCCCAACACCACACCAAGCCCAACGGTTCACACAGCTTCGTCCTCGCCCACGACCGATCGGTCACCTGGGGGGTACCCGGCGAGCCACAGCTCGTTGCGATCGCGGTCGCTCGGGATCTGCGGCAGTCCACGTTCACGTTCGAGACGAGTCACCACGCCACGGCGTCCTTCGCCCAGAACTGGCTGGCAGAACGCGGCTGCCCGCTCGAACGGATCGCACTGCGCGGTGGCGACTACATCGAGCCCGCCGACGACCTCACCGTCCAGGTGGAACAGCAGATCCAGAAGTCGGGCACCCGCTACGAGGGCATCGACACCTACACCTCCGACGACAATCCCAGCGAGGCGTGGACACTCGTCAACGACTCCCAGGCCACCCAGGCACCGGTTCGCCTCTTCTACGAGGAGTGGAACCACGATGCCGGCACGTACACGATGCGCGAGGGCGCCTTCCCCGACGTCGGCGTCGCCCAGACCTGGCTGGACGAACGCAGCGAACCGCTGCCCGAGCCTCCGGAGTACAGCGACCACAACGGTGCTGTAGTCCGGGCCCGCATCGCCCTCTCCCGGTCCGCCGGTACCTCTCCGACACCGCAGACCGGGCTCGACGCGCCCCGCGCGACAGCGGCGGTACCGGTTCAGCGCGCGGTCCAGGGGAGGCTGCTGTGAGCCGCGCCCGCTTCGCCTTCGCCGCGCACCCTGACGCCATCGCCGACCTGCGGGAACTCCCCGCTGGAATACGCGATTTGGCCTTGCTGGAGCTGCAGAACCTGGTCCACGGAAGCGACGACTGCTTGCCGTTGAAGGGCCGTCTCGCCGGCTTCCACAAGGTGTACGTCGACCCGGAGGTCGCTTACCGGCTGGTCATCCAGTTCCGCCAGGCCCCACCGACCTCGACTCACAAGCGCGAGATCTACCTCGTAGCCGTTGGCAGCCGGAAGGACTACGCGGTCTACCGCGCGGCCCACCTGCGGACCGGCCCCCAGCAAGAGGTCGGCCAGGACTCCGCCACGGAGGCCCGCGTGCAGGCCGCCCGGTCTCGTTCGACGCTCACCGCCGAACGTCCGACAGCGGGCCGCGCGACTGCCCCGTCAACAGCGCCGCCCTCGGCCACTGCCCCCCGAAAGGCCGCCCAGCGATGACCAACGACCGTACTGCGCTCACCCGTTCAGAGCTGGCGGATCTCCTCACCGAGGCCGCTCAGAACGTCGGCGGCATCCCTGCCGCCGAGTACCCGACGGCTGTCGCCCGCTCCTACCTGCATCCCGTCTTGGGTCCGCTGGCCGCTGGGCCCCGCGTGATCACCGGGCTGAACGACCGGTTCGAGGGCTTCGTGGTCGCCGAGCCACGCCCCGCTGGTTCGGCGGGCCTGTTCGCTCTGGCCTCCTACGCCTCCGCGCTGGGGTGGCTCACCGAGTCGTTCGCCGAGCTGACCTCCTCGGTCGACGAGATCTGTACCCGCGTGGGCATCCCTACGGAGCCTTGCGCCCCGATCGTCGCCGCATCCGGCGGGACCGAGCGGGACGACGAGTTCGACTTCGCTTTCAGCGCGCTTGAGTTGGAGGCGGCCCGCAACGCAGCCGAGGCCGCCGGCCTCGCGCCGGACGACTACGTCGAGGTTCTCTCCCAGTCGCTGCTCGCCGCCGCCCGGATCACCGACGCCTGCATGGAGATCTCCAGCGGTCTGCTCGATGACGCCGATCTCCTCCGCGAAGCGAGCGACCGCCCTCGGCTCGGCGACGACCCCGGGAGCCTGCCCGCTCTGGTCCGCTCCTTGCTCGCCCGGATGGAGGCGACGGAGTGAACCCGTACGACGCAGGCACACACCCTGGGCCTTATCTCGTCGTCGAAGTGCTCGGTGTCGGGGATGTCCGCGTACCCGCCCTCGCGCATGGTCCGGGGGAGCCGCTGCACCAGGCCGCTACGCGCGTCATCGAAGCCGCAGCGACGTTGGACGAGCGACACGAGAGCGTGCTCGACGCGGTCCAGCGGGCTCAGCGGCTGCTCGAACGCATCGGTCGCGGTGAAGTCGGCCGCGCCCAGGTGTCGTACGCGCTGCTGCGGACCGCACTCCCCGAACTCGGAGACGTTCTGGCGCAGCAAGACCGGGCGTACAGCCAGTTCGTCGAGCCCCTGTCCGCCTACCGGCGGCTTCTGTCCTCGCCTGAGCCTGCTCAACGCGCGACCAACAAGAGCTACGGGCAGAAGACGAGGCCCGACCGGGACGACGACTGGGCCGTCGCCGGGGAGCGCGGGCTGGTAGCCCTCGAAGCCGTTGCGGCCGGAGGCGTTCGCTTTCGTCGCAACGCGATCGGCGAGGACCCGTACATCTCACGGGAGAAGGCCCAGCGGCAGGACCCGACGGTCTTCCCGCAGACCGTGCAGCGGCTGGTCGCCGACGGGCTACTGCATCAGGACACCACCGAGAACGTGTATCGGCCCGGCCAGCTCCTCTCACTCACTTCGCAGGGTGAAGCCGCCCTGCGTGATGGTCGCGCGACGACGTCACGGGTGTACGCCGCCCTCGGCCGCACCACCACGCAGACCACGTCAGGCGCGCTCGCCGACTCGGCCGCCACGCCCGTCGCCAGGACCTGCCTCGCGGCTCCCCGCTCACGCTGACCTCATCCCGATAAGGACGCCACCATGCCTACCCCCGGCCTGCCTCCCACCTTCTCCATCGCTTCCATCGATGCCCAGCGCGTCGAGGAAGCTCTCGCCCGGATCGGGCCCAAGTGGACCACCTGGACCGCGATGACCCTGGCCCAGGTGAACGGCCCTATGCGTGTCCGCGACGTCGCTGCGCAGCTCCCCTTCGTCAGCGAGCAGTTCGTCGGCAAACGGCTGGCCACGATGCACGCTGACGGACTGGTG
This region includes:
- a CDS encoding large ATP-binding protein — its product is MNPYDAGTHPGPYLVVEVLGVGDVRVPALAHGPGEPLHQAATRVIEAAATLDERHESVLDAVQRAQRLLERIGRGEVGRAQVSYALLRTALPELGDVLAQQDRAYSQFVEPLSAYRRLLSSPEPAQRATNKSYGQKTRPDRDDDWAVAGERGLVALEAVAAGGVRFRRNAIGEDPYISREKAQRQDPTVFPQTVQRLVADGLLHQDTTENVYRPGQLLSLTSQGEAALRDGRATTSRVYAALGRTTTQTTSGALADSAATPVARTCLAAPRSR
- a CDS encoding DUF4913 domain-containing protein, giving the protein MADTSPTSPGPEPYRVPDADLDDLASILAKTMAEVRQHGVILDRLGSEPESVAIQPPDGTPEAEAADGKKADGPASVFILALGGEAYAVELAALSDWVNYLFLPVYGREISTSRPWCAHWHEHPEAVARLHALWLAWQQFTDTEAGLSGPSTWHRDHLDQTLAHLRAPDGPFAACTTSATRPNHRVLATPAPEQSGVAA
- a CDS encoding glycosyl hydrolase; amino-acid sequence: MNDILDFDLDDLSPVDDDSEEAMEALWPGDLTVLSQHHTKPNGSHSFVLAHDRSVTWGVPGEPQLVAIAVARDLRQSTFTFETSHHATASFAQNWLAERGCPLERIALRGGDYIEPADDLTVQVEQQIQKSGTRYEGIDTYTSDDNPSEAWTLVNDSQATQAPVRLFYEEWNHDAGTYTMREGAFPDVGVAQTWLDERSEPLPEPPEYSDHNGAVVRARIALSRSAGTSPTPQTGLDAPRATAAVPVQRAVQGRLL
- a CDS encoding type II toxin-antitoxin system RelE family toxin, whose translation is MSRARFAFAAHPDAIADLRELPAGIRDLALLELQNLVHGSDDCLPLKGRLAGFHKVYVDPEVAYRLVIQFRQAPPTSTHKREIYLVAVGSRKDYAVYRAAHLRTGPQQEVGQDSATEARVQAARSRSTLTAERPTAGRATAPSTAPPSATAPRKAAQR